A region of the Chryseobacterium cucumeris genome:
ATAATGTCCGTTGTACAATGTATAAAGTATTAAAACTTACATAATAATAATTTCATAAAAAAGTACAATGTACATTTTACATTATACTTTTTACAAAAAATAAAAAAAACAAATATGGCTACATTAAAAGGCGGGGAATTCCTGATCAAACAGATTCCTGCAAATGAAATTTTCAGTATTGAAGAACTGAATGAAGAACAAAAGATGCTTCGTGATTCTGCGAAGGAATTTATAGATAGAGAAGTAGTTCCTCAAAGAGAGCGTTTTGAGAAGAAAGATTACGCATTTACTGAAGAGACCATGCGTAAACTGGGAGAAATGGGAATGTTGGGAATTGCCGTTCCTGAAGAGTACGGAGGCCTTGGAATGGGCTTTGTGACTACAATGCTTGCTTGTGATTATCTATCAGGAACTACAGGTTCATTGGCTACAGCTTATGGAGCCCATACGGGAATCGGTACGCTTCCTATCGTTCTTTACGGAACTGAAGAACAGAAGAAAAAATACCTTCCGGATTTAGCAACAGGAACAAAATTCGGAGCTTACTGTCTGACAGAGCCTGATGCCGGTTCTGATGCCAATTCAGGAAAAACAAAAGCAAAACTCTCCGAAGACGGAAAACATTATATCATCAACGGTCAGAAAATGTGGATCTCTAATGCAGGATTTGCAGATACATTTACATTATTCGCTAAAATTGATGATGATAAAAATATCACTGGATTTGTCATCAACAGATCTGAACTTGAAAACCCTGAAAGCTTAACTTTCGGTGAGGAAGAGCATAAACTGGGTATCCGTGCTTCTTCTACCCGTCAGGTTTTCTTCAATGATATGAAGATTCCTGTGGAAAATCTTTTAGGAGAAAGAAACAATGGTTTCAAGATCGCTTTAAATGCATTAAACGTAGGCCGTATCAAATTGGCTGCCGCTTGTCTTGATGCACAAAGAAGAATCTTAAACCACTCTATCCAGTACTCTAACGAAAGAAAACAGTTTGGTGTTTCAATCGCTACTTTTGGAGCGATCAGAAAGAAACTGGCAGAAATGGCAACCGGAGTTTTCGTAAGTGAAGCAGGTTCTTACAGAGCCGCTAAAAATGTTCAGGATAAAATTGATGAGCTTGTTGCAGCAGGATTAAGCCATCAGGAAGCAGAATTAAAAGGTGTAGAAGAATTCGCTGTTGAATGTTCAATCCTTAAAGTTTTCGTTTCTGATCTAGCACAACACACCGCAGACGAAGGAATTCAGGTGTACGGAGGAATGGGATTCTCTGAAGACACTCCTATGGAAGCGGCTTGGAGGGATTCAAGAATTTCAAGAATCTATGAAGGTACCAACGAAATCAACAGATTGCTGGCTGTAGGAATGCTTATTAAGAGAGCCATGAAAGGTGAGCTGGATCTTTTATCTCCTGCAATGGCGATCAGCAAAGAATTGATGGGCATCCCTTCATTTGAAGTTCCTGATTATTCAGAATTCATGAGCGAAGAAAAAGCAATTATCGCCAATCTTAAGAAAGTATTCTTAATGGTTTCCGGAGCAGCTCTTCAGAAATATATGATGGATATTGAAAAACAGCAGCATTTATTACTGAATGCATCTGAAATCCTAAACCAGATCTATATGGCAGAATCCGCAGTATTAAGAGCAGAAAAACACTTCTCTCCTGAATCTGTAGAAGCAGCTATGGCTCAGTTAAACCTTTACAAAGCTGTGGAGAAAATCATTACTGCAGCTAAAGAAGGAATTGTTTCTTTTGCTGAAGGAGATGAGCAGAGAATGATGCTTTCAGGACTAAGAAGATTCACAAAATATACCAACCATCCAAATGTGGTAGCCCTTACTGAAAAAGTAGCAGCTCACTATATTGAGAAAGGAGCTTATTAGTCTTTAATAATATAAATTTGATTCAGCGTCCCAATTTTTGGGGCGCTTTTGTTTTTCACCCTTATTTATGATGATGATCATTGGATTTATTGACAGCCAATAAGTATATTCAAAAAAAATTATTATTTTTATTCTAAATTAAATAACACATGAAGAAATTATTATTTCCCCTGGTCCTCATTTCGGCTATGGTTACGGCACAAAAAAAAGACAATTTAGTCCCTGCTCCAAAGATTGATACAACAAAGATCATTTCTAAAGGAAAATTCCCGGGATATTCTGCTGTGAAGCCCGAGCATCCTCAAAAAGAATTTTACAGGATATTGACGTATATGCCTAAAGATACTGCCCTTTATCTGGCCTTAAAAGAGCCTTCAAAGGATTATTCACAATATAAAATTCTAAATTCGGTTACTCCTGATAAGCTTCAGGTAAGCCGAAAAAAGATAATACCGTCAAAATAAACACAATACAACCTAAAAACTATCACCATGGGAAAATTTATTATCTCTAAAAGAACAAACGGAGACTTCCAGTTTAATCTTAAAGCAGGAAACGGACAGGTCATTTTAACCAGTCAGGGATACAGTACCAAACCTTCCTGTGAAAGCGGAATCGGATCCGTAAAACTCAATGCACAGGAAGATGCAAAATTTGAAAGAAATACGGCCAATGACGGCAGATGCTATTTTAATCTAAAAGCCGGAAACGGGCAGATCATCGGAACCAGCCAGATGTATGAATCTGACAATGGTATGGAAAACGGAATAGAATCTGTAAAAAACAATGCTCCGCATGCTCATATAGAGGATGAAACAAACCTGTAAAATCATCTGAAAATATTCTTCATAAAAAATGCCTTAGTTCTTAAGGCATTTTTTATTTTTGTACTCTATTTTTCATTAGCAATGACAAAAGAAGAATTACTGAATAAAGCAATCAAAATCGCCGATAAGGCTCATAAAGGACAAACCGATAAATACCATGCTCCATACATTGCCCACGTAATGCGTGTGATGAACTATGGTAAAACACTGGATGAAAAAATCGTTGGAGTACTTCACGATGTTGTAGAAGACCATCCACAGGAGTTTAGTCTGGATTATTTAAGATCTGAGGGATTCCCTGAATATATTATTTTTGCCATCAGCTGCCTTACAAAGCTTGATCCGGAAGAAGATTATGATGAATTCATCAAAAGAACGGAACGATCTCTCCTTTCTGTAGCTGTAAAACTAAATGACCTTCGTGATAATATGGATCTCAGAAGAGTAAACAGAGAGCTTACTCCTAAAGATATCAAAAGATTCAATAAATATCTGAAAGCCTATCGTTATCTGATAGAGAAATACTAATCTGATAGAGAAATACTAAATAAAAAAAACACACATGACTAATAACCTACCCAAAATTTCATCAGCTTATCAATCTAAGCTGGTTTCTGCTATTGTATCCATTTCAGTTTTTTTCCTGATCTATCTGATACTTATACTCGCCTCACTCCTGATGATATTCTTATTAGGATACGGAGCAATAAAACTGTTAAGCATTTCTCTCAATTACTTTACCGTTTTTGGTGCAGCAGGATTATTAAGTGTTGGAATTTTTGTTTTTATTTTCCTTGTCAAATTTATTTTCAGAAAAAACCATTACAGTACGCGTCATTTGCTGGAGGTTAACAAATCCCATCAGCCTCAGCTTTTTGCTATTATTGATGAAATTGTGGCTGAAACAGGAGTGAAAGCTCCTCAAAAAGTTTTTCTTTCTCCGGACGTAAACGCCAGTGTAAGCTATAATTCTATTTTCTGGAGCATGTTTTTGCCGGTAAAGAAAAATCTGACGATTGGAGTTGGGTTGATCAATACTACAAGTGTAGGAGAATTGCGGACAATTCTGGCTCACGAATTTGGAC
Encoded here:
- a CDS encoding acyl-CoA dehydrogenase family protein, with the protein product MATLKGGEFLIKQIPANEIFSIEELNEEQKMLRDSAKEFIDREVVPQRERFEKKDYAFTEETMRKLGEMGMLGIAVPEEYGGLGMGFVTTMLACDYLSGTTGSLATAYGAHTGIGTLPIVLYGTEEQKKKYLPDLATGTKFGAYCLTEPDAGSDANSGKTKAKLSEDGKHYIINGQKMWISNAGFADTFTLFAKIDDDKNITGFVINRSELENPESLTFGEEEHKLGIRASSTRQVFFNDMKIPVENLLGERNNGFKIALNALNVGRIKLAAACLDAQRRILNHSIQYSNERKQFGVSIATFGAIRKKLAEMATGVFVSEAGSYRAAKNVQDKIDELVAAGLSHQEAELKGVEEFAVECSILKVFVSDLAQHTADEGIQVYGGMGFSEDTPMEAAWRDSRISRIYEGTNEINRLLAVGMLIKRAMKGELDLLSPAMAISKELMGIPSFEVPDYSEFMSEEKAIIANLKKVFLMVSGAALQKYMMDIEKQQHLLLNASEILNQIYMAESAVLRAEKHFSPESVEAAMAQLNLYKAVEKIITAAKEGIVSFAEGDEQRMMLSGLRRFTKYTNHPNVVALTEKVAAHYIEKGAY
- a CDS encoding YegP family protein, translating into MGKFIISKRTNGDFQFNLKAGNGQVILTSQGYSTKPSCESGIGSVKLNAQEDAKFERNTANDGRCYFNLKAGNGQIIGTSQMYESDNGMENGIESVKNNAPHAHIEDETNL
- a CDS encoding phosphohydrolase, translated to MTKEELLNKAIKIADKAHKGQTDKYHAPYIAHVMRVMNYGKTLDEKIVGVLHDVVEDHPQEFSLDYLRSEGFPEYIIFAISCLTKLDPEEDYDEFIKRTERSLLSVAVKLNDLRDNMDLRRVNRELTPKDIKRFNKYLKAYRYLIEKY